The window TTCTTTCAAGGGATGTCCGACCCTGACAGTGACAGGAGGTTGAATCGATAGGTGAAAAAATACTTCAAAGTGATATTGGTCCTGGTCATGGCCCTATCCTTTTTCAATCCCGCCGAGGTCTTTGCCGCCCAGGAGGGTATTTTGCGCGTAGGGACAGAATCTTCCTTCCCGCCCTTCGTGTTCCGCGATGATTCCGGAAACCTGGCTGGTTTCGACGTTGACCTCGCGAGGAGTGTGGCTTCGCGGCTGGACAAGGAGATCGTCTTCGTCGACATGGCTTTTGACGCCTTGCTTCCGGCCCTTTCCGCCGGAAAGATAGACATGGTCGTCGCCGGCCTCAGCGTAACGCCGGAACGGCTGAAGAGAGCCGATTTCTCCAGGCCATACTTCTTTACCCATGACGCCATCGTCGTCAGGAAAGAAAA is drawn from Thermovirga sp. and contains these coding sequences:
- a CDS encoding transporter substrate-binding domain-containing protein, giving the protein MKKYFKVILVLVMALSFFNPAEVFAAQEGILRVGTESSFPPFVFRDDSGNLAGFDVDLARSVASRLDKEIVFVDMAFDALLPALSAGKIDMVVAGLSVTPERLKRADFSRPYFFTHDAIVVRKEKPEPRDVNCLKSRKVTVQAGTIHDEYLTSMGGVEILRFQKSGEALRWVLEGRADASFMDGVSAERYLADDPSFGEGLVVAFSGRVTSEAMGFAVRKIDELLLEEV